From Paraflavitalea devenefica, the proteins below share one genomic window:
- a CDS encoding antibiotic biosynthesis monooxygenase, translating into MKLLSIWRMAVLYLVRAWNKRVHARAMDSSITVVLTQYQVKTSCRHQFLEALSEYIFSSGRATGNIQAEAYYEKGNAGIMWTIERWSDRSFYKMNRRTDAAKVVSALTKIGLVSPVETMLLKDLELLSKEAAGNPPTAHQQPITVMLLVDVKAGTENHFRSINQVLLSAFRNEPGVLLFQLSQVAYHKYRFIVFKKFRNWDAFKYHLTDPALEPVIQFLQASIKQPPFEKGYHHLIQFSPHF; encoded by the coding sequence ATGAAACTGCTCAGCATATGGAGGATGGCCGTCTTATACCTGGTGCGTGCCTGGAACAAGCGTGTACACGCCCGGGCCATGGATAGTTCCATCACGGTGGTGTTAACACAATACCAGGTAAAAACTTCCTGCCGGCATCAATTCCTGGAGGCCTTGAGTGAATATATCTTTAGTTCCGGGAGAGCAACCGGCAACATACAGGCTGAAGCATACTATGAAAAAGGAAATGCCGGCATTATGTGGACAATCGAACGGTGGAGTGACCGGAGCTTTTATAAAATGAACAGGAGGACCGATGCGGCAAAAGTGGTCAGTGCTTTAACAAAGATCGGGTTGGTATCGCCAGTGGAGACCATGTTGCTGAAAGACCTGGAACTCCTTTCCAAAGAAGCTGCCGGGAATCCACCAACCGCCCATCAGCAGCCAATAACCGTCATGTTATTGGTAGATGTGAAAGCAGGTACTGAAAATCACTTCAGGTCAATCAACCAGGTGCTCCTGTCCGCTTTCCGGAATGAGCCGGGCGTGCTGCTTTTTCAACTTAGCCAGGTAGCTTACCATAAATACAGGTTCATCGTCTTCAAGAAATTCCGCAACTGGGACGCATTCAAATATCATTTAACAGATCCTGCGCTGGAGCCGGTGATACAATTCCTGCAAGCCTCCATCAAACAACCGCCGTTTGAGAAAGGGTATCACCACCTCATTCAATTTTCGCCGCATTTTTAA